One region of Termitidicoccus mucosus genomic DNA includes:
- a CDS encoding MotA/TolQ/ExbB proton channel family protein, whose amino-acid sequence MTTNITFAFLMGQNPLELFKHGGPIMWPIIIVSFLALSVVAERILFLLREKASRDPKIAGKIYERVEKHDIEGAIRIGQKSNDYIARILVSALTHREFSLDDAFNQAASNELERYQRGLAILDTCITAAPLLGLLGTVTGMMNTFGALGGGDIAASAGTITGGVGEALIATASGLVIAIVVLFPFNLLNTRIEQVRRDIANAANALNLVGQKAGGILDVTPASGTGGGI is encoded by the coding sequence ATGACTACCAACATCACTTTCGCATTTCTCATGGGGCAGAACCCCCTCGAGCTGTTCAAGCACGGCGGGCCGATCATGTGGCCCATCATCATCGTTTCGTTTCTTGCGCTTTCCGTGGTCGCGGAGCGCATCCTGTTCCTTCTCCGGGAGAAGGCCTCCCGCGATCCGAAAATCGCCGGCAAGATTTACGAACGGGTGGAAAAGCACGACATCGAGGGTGCGATCCGCATCGGGCAAAAAAGCAACGATTATATCGCCCGCATCCTCGTGTCGGCGCTCACGCACCGGGAGTTTTCGCTCGACGACGCCTTCAACCAGGCGGCCAGCAACGAGCTCGAGCGCTACCAGCGCGGCCTCGCCATTCTCGACACCTGCATCACCGCCGCCCCGCTGCTCGGATTGCTCGGCACGGTCACGGGCATGATGAACACCTTTGGCGCGCTTGGCGGCGGCGACATCGCCGCGAGCGCGGGCACGATCACCGGCGGCGTGGGCGAGGCGCTCATCGCCACCGCCTCCGGCCTCGTCATCGCCATCGTCGTGCTCTTCCCGTTCAATCTCCTCAACACGCGCATCGAGCAGGTGCGCCGGGACATCGCCAACGCCGCCAACGCCCTCAACCTGGTCGGCCAGAAAGCCGGCGGGATTCTCGACGTCACCCCGGCCAGCGGCACCGGCGGAGGCATCTGA
- a CDS encoding DUF1847 domain-containing protein, giving the protein MTTGEDTLTCSDCGLVNCYRRDRQFPPFCQGEAADPDLVGAVLDRYQDGGPDAIQARAAIEVEGTYYGRLTRVEEIIAFANRIGAVRIGIATCVGLMAETRVFVRILKAHGLAPHTVICKVGSVDKTRIGVPESLKVQPGCHEALCNPILQAGLLNRRKTQLNVIVGLCVGHDSLFIKHSDAPVTTLITKDRVLGHNPAAALYTSGFYYKRLLNPEPGKKL; this is encoded by the coding sequence ATGACCACCGGCGAAGACACCCTCACCTGCTCGGATTGCGGCCTCGTCAACTGTTACCGGCGCGACCGCCAGTTCCCGCCTTTCTGCCAGGGCGAGGCCGCCGATCCCGATCTCGTCGGGGCCGTGCTCGACCGCTATCAGGACGGCGGCCCCGACGCCATCCAGGCGCGCGCCGCCATCGAGGTGGAGGGCACCTACTACGGACGCCTCACGCGCGTCGAGGAGATCATCGCCTTTGCCAACCGCATCGGCGCGGTCCGCATCGGCATCGCCACCTGCGTCGGCCTCATGGCGGAGACGCGCGTCTTTGTCCGCATCCTCAAGGCGCACGGCCTCGCTCCGCACACCGTCATTTGCAAGGTCGGCTCCGTGGACAAGACCCGCATCGGCGTCCCCGAGTCGCTGAAAGTGCAGCCCGGCTGCCACGAGGCCCTTTGCAACCCGATCTTGCAGGCCGGGCTCCTCAATCGCCGGAAAACCCAGCTCAACGTGATCGTGGGCCTCTGCGTCGGGCACGACTCCCTGTTTATCAAGCACTCCGACGCGCCCGTCACCACGCTCATCACCAAGGATCGCGTGCTCGGCCACAACCCCGCCGCCGCCCTCTACACGAGCGGGTTTTATTACAAGCGCCTTCTCAACCCCGAACCCGGCAAAAAGCTCTGA
- a CDS encoding cysteine ABC transporter substrate-binding protein, translating into MRHPKPLLSFLAAAVLFGFGLLSIVHVGCSRRDDADGLAKIKNRGKVIVGVFGDKPPFGYIDRQGRNTGYDVALARRIAGDLLGDENKIEFVALEAANRVAFLQSNKVDIILANFTRTPERAEKVDFAKPYMKVALGIVVPEASPLDALDGLKNGKTLIVNKGTTAEAWFTKNHPGIKLLKFDQNTEAFQALKDGRGDALAHDNTLLFAWAHENKGFKVIESNLGNADVIAPAVKKGDTVLRAWIDAEIEKLAAEHFFLNAFHTELRPFFGDSVKNPDDVIIEGK; encoded by the coding sequence ATGAGACACCCAAAACCGCTCCTCTCCTTTTTGGCCGCCGCCGTTCTTTTCGGCTTCGGATTATTGAGCATTGTCCATGTCGGCTGCTCCCGCCGGGACGATGCCGACGGTCTCGCGAAAATCAAAAACCGCGGCAAGGTCATCGTCGGTGTTTTTGGCGACAAGCCTCCCTTTGGTTATATCGACCGGCAGGGTCGCAACACCGGTTACGACGTGGCGCTCGCGCGCCGCATCGCCGGGGATCTGCTCGGCGACGAAAACAAAATCGAATTTGTCGCGCTGGAGGCCGCCAACCGCGTGGCTTTCCTCCAATCCAACAAGGTTGACATCATCCTCGCCAATTTCACCCGGACGCCCGAGCGCGCCGAGAAAGTGGACTTTGCGAAACCTTATATGAAAGTCGCGCTCGGCATCGTCGTCCCCGAGGCAAGCCCGCTCGACGCGCTCGACGGGCTGAAGAACGGCAAGACCCTCATCGTCAACAAAGGCACCACCGCCGAGGCGTGGTTCACCAAAAATCATCCCGGAATAAAGCTCCTCAAGTTCGACCAGAACACCGAGGCCTTCCAGGCGCTCAAGGACGGACGCGGCGACGCCCTGGCGCATGACAACACATTGCTCTTCGCCTGGGCGCATGAAAACAAGGGCTTCAAGGTCATCGAGTCGAACCTCGGCAACGCCGACGTCATCGCCCCCGCCGTGAAAAAAGGCGACACAGTCCTCCGCGCCTGGATTGACGCGGAAATAGAGAAACTCGCCGCCGAACATTTCTTCCTGAATGCCTTCCACACCGAGCTCCGTCCCTTTTTCGGGGATTCGGTCAAGAACCCCGACGATGTCATCATTGAGGGGAAGTGA
- a CDS encoding ExbD/TolR family protein: protein MASFSPSSAIRKKARVEIIPLIDVIFFLLATFVLFTLSLNKIQSLPVDLPQAAPATASAKNDEENLVVLQLSDASTAFWNKEPIAIGEIAPRLFDFKAAHATPRVLVTGDDHATYGAVVRALDEVCKAGINEVSIETIWRASGR from the coding sequence ATGGCCTCATTTTCACCTTCATCCGCCATCCGCAAAAAAGCCCGGGTCGAGATCATTCCGCTCATCGACGTGATCTTTTTCCTGCTGGCGACCTTTGTTCTCTTCACCCTCTCGCTGAACAAAATCCAGTCCCTCCCGGTGGATCTCCCGCAAGCCGCGCCCGCCACGGCCTCCGCAAAAAACGACGAGGAGAACCTGGTCGTTCTCCAGCTTTCGGATGCCAGCACCGCCTTCTGGAACAAAGAGCCCATTGCCATCGGCGAGATCGCGCCGCGGCTGTTTGATTTCAAGGCCGCGCATGCCACGCCGCGCGTCCTCGTCACCGGGGACGACCATGCCACCTACGGCGCCGTGGTCCGGGCGCTCGACGAAGTCTGCAAAGCCGGGATCAACGAGGTTTCCATCGAAACCATCTGGCGCGCCTCCGGCCGCTGA
- a CDS encoding dimethylsulfonioproprionate lyase family protein, giving the protein MPSSTKPVPLSRAVTAIDVLRRHFECQIAIEADTDPMLSRELAGVLESLGAVDYRDGFLQPGAHPVARQFADPPHSADGTVVDALAAFLPLGEALPWRYGYTPRPDLPGLESRMAWAELVGPEAPFHSDRVCLGLTFIGPRVRYPEHAHPAVEVYFVLSGTALWTADGVTHPRPPGSFILHPSNVVHVMETRDEPLLAAYTWSGDVRSPSVYTP; this is encoded by the coding sequence ATGCCATCATCCACCAAACCGGTTCCGCTGTCCCGCGCCGTCACCGCCATCGACGTGCTGCGCCGCCACTTCGAATGCCAGATCGCCATCGAGGCCGATACCGATCCCATGCTTTCACGCGAACTGGCCGGCGTTCTCGAATCGCTCGGCGCCGTCGATTACCGTGACGGATTCCTGCAACCCGGCGCCCATCCCGTGGCCCGCCAGTTCGCCGATCCGCCGCATTCCGCGGACGGGACGGTTGTCGATGCCCTGGCCGCGTTTCTTCCGCTGGGGGAAGCGCTGCCCTGGCGTTATGGCTACACGCCGCGCCCCGACCTTCCCGGCTTGGAAAGCCGGATGGCCTGGGCCGAACTTGTCGGCCCCGAGGCGCCCTTTCACAGCGACCGCGTCTGCCTCGGCCTCACGTTCATCGGCCCCCGCGTCCGTTATCCCGAGCACGCGCATCCCGCGGTGGAGGTTTATTTCGTGCTCAGCGGGACCGCCCTTTGGACGGCGGACGGCGTCACTCATCCGCGCCCGCCCGGCTCGTTCATCCTGCATCCTTCGAATGTCGTCCACGTCATGGAGACACGCGACGAACCCCTTCTCGCCGCCTACACCTGGAGCGGCGACGTCCGCTCGCCCTCCGTTTACACCCCATGA
- a CDS encoding OsmC family protein produces the protein MKNIRLIIAAGLSMAGFQTLIHQSLHAQATHAVQDWAQTPAAPDDGSSLRGFQTRLRSAILLAQKTPEIEQPVKLSARVTAAGRTGIRRLTIRNFQLLSDGAPSTAEFNLAAGSWPSVVGALGSAVAGDYLTQAALKGIPIDSLEVIFTSRPGTAPSQTTGQQVTYPRGLAYIAFITSPATDAQLEDLRRTVERVSPVLRLVIEPQRIDHGKIEHIKTPDKLDPQTLDGLREFLTDKYKATKGAKPFAGAEKPLNPDNWQPPLRAHIKVEGDTGIRNIRTDISNFQVIHDFPRYLAGHNLGPVPEEDILGRMITCLTHIYEIVASQKQVRLDSLELEVEGTLTTRLGNTDNPPTYKDIAYRARIGSPESKETIDELQRAVESICPIYNMLKDSQPVKGSIVRGPYTEAKERAAYE, from the coding sequence ATGAAAAATATACGACTCATTATTGCAGCCGGCTTGTCCATGGCCGGCTTCCAGACGCTGATCCACCAGTCGCTCCACGCGCAGGCGACGCATGCCGTGCAAGACTGGGCGCAAACACCCGCCGCGCCCGACGACGGCAGCTCGTTGCGCGGCTTCCAAACCCGCCTGCGCTCCGCCATTCTCCTCGCGCAGAAAACACCGGAGATCGAACAACCCGTTAAACTTTCCGCGCGCGTCACAGCGGCCGGCCGCACCGGCATCCGCCGCCTCACCATCCGCAACTTCCAACTCCTCAGCGACGGCGCCCCCAGCACCGCCGAGTTCAACCTCGCCGCCGGTTCCTGGCCCAGCGTCGTCGGCGCCCTCGGCAGCGCCGTCGCCGGTGATTACCTGACCCAGGCCGCCCTCAAGGGCATTCCCATTGACAGCTTGGAAGTCATCTTCACCAGCCGCCCCGGCACCGCGCCCTCGCAAACCACCGGCCAGCAAGTCACTTATCCGCGCGGCCTCGCCTACATCGCTTTCATCACCTCCCCGGCGACCGACGCGCAGCTCGAGGACTTGCGCCGGACCGTCGAGCGCGTCTCGCCCGTCCTCCGCCTCGTCATAGAACCGCAACGTATTGACCACGGTAAAATCGAGCACATCAAGACGCCCGACAAACTCGACCCGCAGACCCTCGATGGCCTCCGCGAATTTCTCACTGACAAATACAAGGCCACCAAGGGAGCAAAACCCTTTGCCGGCGCCGAAAAACCCCTCAATCCCGATAACTGGCAGCCGCCCCTGCGCGCCCACATCAAGGTCGAGGGCGACACCGGTATCCGCAACATCCGCACGGATATCAGCAACTTCCAAGTCATCCACGACTTCCCGCGCTACCTCGCCGGCCACAACCTTGGCCCTGTGCCCGAGGAGGACATACTTGGCCGCATGATCACCTGCCTCACCCATATCTATGAAATCGTGGCCTCCCAGAAGCAGGTGCGTCTGGATAGCTTGGAACTGGAGGTCGAAGGCACGCTGACCACCCGTCTCGGCAACACCGACAATCCTCCGACCTACAAGGATATCGCTTACCGCGCGCGCATCGGCTCCCCCGAGTCCAAGGAAACCATCGACGAGCTTCAGCGTGCCGTGGAGTCCATCTGCCCCATTTATAACATGCTGAAGGATTCCCAGCCGGTGAAGGGCAGCATCGTCCGCGGCCCCTACACCGAGGCAAAAGAAAGGGCGGCTTACGAATAA
- a CDS encoding TonB-dependent receptor, with protein sequence MTNPSIPRFIPRFASLAASLLLLDLPPLAAAPASTQDEEATVLDKVLIEDVDVEKSVLPIRPNNAFYGFDELIKDTPRSIFQVTKAQIDNDHFHNFSDLARYSPSIGRGTASNFSTFAKIRGGPADTTRNGILLLNPAVRPFDNNAWESVDIVAGVPSVIQGSTTRTAGVINYVTKRPLFDGEHLQLSTTLGRIGLDDRTTYGQYTVQADYNRVLLKDKLAARVSLQKTDATQYWGNSESDFEDVYVATTWQPTSKVTVDTNFTYTSSRGAMPYGINRVTQNLIDNWLYDAGPIAPVVSWDHDGNPATAAIVYRGSATTGAFTPVATTAVPTPPAAAFTQENPAVITGWWRNPDEQPSEDVPIDGSQTLHTNDAFSDTYEVIGQNIVNVRFNENYSFRNNTLYQYSKSYVFGYDGYHSFMVNKMFTTRLEFLTDHTFNLGSGTLRHQSNSGFEYRYLWNLCDNAGNSERTVNDEDASDRSTGGGHLGAGNLLGIDNIYAQGDNGVGSPADYYYRSDIPYFAINSPTYGWLAIAPAYHRGGGRYAQLSLRAASGTDVRLNRLQQYNFFTEQKFQWEKFIWRFGARVTAIRDKLRALEPTYEAVAAGVLTGYNFDDKVAETNYDLNSSLTWQPKKWLSLYGAFDHDIAAGDCGCCLTQGFMASNPNDAKDQGLNRDHFKLKSQLVEFGTKFEIIPGKLFASAAWFHQTRHTPISVTVTTPYGGMTKQTFEGVELAASYQPTNSLATGVNFSHIAVTENDGSWARAIPRNSGNVWAAYTFSNGLGLKASAWITSEWKVSNTAYVPTQYNVDAGVFYSLKGWRFDVDVLNLTDEKNWAPSGNYAGDTVGYLLPAERFGVQFKATYRF encoded by the coding sequence ATGACCAATCCTTCCATACCGCGGTTCATACCGCGTTTTGCCTCCCTGGCGGCGTCCTTGCTGCTGCTGGACCTGCCGCCTCTCGCGGCGGCCCCGGCAAGCACCCAGGACGAAGAAGCCACCGTGCTCGACAAAGTCCTCATCGAGGACGTTGACGTTGAAAAATCCGTCCTGCCGATCCGCCCGAACAACGCCTTCTACGGCTTCGACGAACTCATCAAGGACACGCCGCGCTCCATCTTTCAGGTGACGAAGGCGCAGATCGACAACGATCACTTCCACAACTTCTCCGACCTCGCCCGCTATTCGCCGAGCATCGGCCGCGGCACGGCGTCGAACTTCTCGACCTTCGCCAAAATCCGCGGCGGCCCCGCCGACACCACGCGCAACGGCATCCTGCTCCTCAACCCCGCCGTGCGCCCGTTCGACAACAACGCCTGGGAATCCGTGGACATCGTCGCCGGCGTCCCCAGCGTCATCCAGGGCTCCACCACCCGCACCGCCGGCGTCATCAACTACGTCACCAAGCGCCCGCTCTTCGACGGCGAGCACCTGCAACTCTCCACCACCCTGGGACGCATCGGCCTCGACGACCGCACGACCTACGGCCAATACACCGTGCAGGCCGACTACAACCGCGTCCTCCTCAAGGACAAGCTGGCCGCCCGCGTCAGCCTCCAGAAGACCGACGCCACGCAATACTGGGGCAACTCCGAAAGCGATTTCGAGGACGTCTATGTCGCCACGACCTGGCAGCCCACCTCGAAGGTGACCGTTGACACCAACTTCACCTATACGAGTTCGCGCGGCGCCATGCCCTACGGCATCAACCGCGTCACGCAAAACCTCATCGACAACTGGCTCTACGACGCCGGCCCCATCGCGCCCGTCGTCTCGTGGGACCACGACGGCAACCCCGCGACGGCGGCCATCGTTTACCGCGGCTCCGCCACCACGGGCGCCTTCACGCCTGTCGCCACCACCGCCGTCCCCACCCCGCCGGCGGCGGCGTTCACGCAGGAGAATCCCGCAGTCATCACCGGCTGGTGGCGCAATCCCGACGAGCAGCCGTCCGAGGACGTTCCCATCGACGGCAGCCAGACGCTCCACACCAACGACGCGTTCAGCGACACCTACGAGGTCATCGGCCAGAACATCGTAAACGTCCGCTTCAACGAAAATTACTCGTTCCGCAACAACACGCTCTACCAGTACAGCAAGAGCTACGTCTTCGGCTACGACGGCTACCACAGCTTCATGGTGAACAAGATGTTCACCACGCGCCTCGAGTTCCTGACCGACCACACCTTCAATCTCGGCTCCGGCACGCTGCGCCACCAAAGCAACTCCGGCTTCGAATACCGCTACCTCTGGAACCTGTGCGACAACGCCGGCAACTCCGAGCGCACGGTCAACGACGAGGACGCCTCCGACCGCTCCACCGGCGGCGGCCATCTCGGCGCGGGCAACCTCCTCGGCATCGACAACATCTACGCCCAGGGCGACAACGGCGTCGGCTCCCCCGCCGATTATTACTACCGCAGTGACATCCCCTACTTCGCGATCAACAGCCCCACCTACGGCTGGCTCGCCATCGCGCCCGCCTACCACCGCGGCGGCGGACGCTACGCGCAGCTCTCCCTGCGCGCCGCCAGCGGCACCGACGTGCGCCTCAACCGCCTCCAGCAATATAACTTCTTCACGGAGCAAAAATTCCAATGGGAGAAATTCATCTGGCGTTTCGGTGCCCGCGTGACCGCCATCCGCGACAAGCTGCGCGCGCTCGAGCCGACCTACGAGGCCGTCGCCGCCGGCGTCCTCACCGGCTACAATTTCGACGACAAGGTGGCCGAGACCAACTACGACCTCAACAGCAGCCTCACCTGGCAGCCGAAGAAGTGGCTGAGCCTCTATGGCGCCTTCGACCACGACATCGCCGCCGGCGACTGCGGCTGCTGCTTGACGCAGGGTTTCATGGCCTCCAACCCGAACGACGCCAAGGACCAGGGCCTCAACCGCGACCACTTCAAACTGAAGAGCCAGTTGGTCGAGTTTGGCACCAAGTTCGAAATCATCCCCGGCAAGCTTTTCGCGAGCGCGGCGTGGTTTCACCAGACCCGCCACACGCCGATCTCCGTCACGGTGACCACGCCCTATGGCGGCATGACCAAGCAGACCTTTGAAGGCGTCGAGCTGGCCGCGTCGTATCAACCGACGAACAGCCTCGCGACGGGCGTCAACTTCAGCCACATCGCGGTCACCGAAAACGACGGTTCCTGGGCGCGCGCCATTCCGCGCAACAGCGGCAACGTCTGGGCGGCCTACACCTTCTCCAACGGCCTCGGCCTGAAGGCCAGCGCCTGGATCACCTCCGAGTGGAAGGTCAGCAACACCGCGTATGTGCCCACCCAATACAACGTGGATGCCGGCGTGTTCTACTCCCTCAAGGGCTGGCGCTTCGACGTGGACGTGCTGAACCTCACCGACGAGAAAAACTGGGCCCCCTCGGGCAACTACGCCGGCGACACCGTCGGCTACCTGCTGCCCGCCGAGCGCTTCGGCGTGCAGTTCAAGGCGACGTATCGGTTCTGA
- a CDS encoding O-acetylhomoserine aminocarboxypropyltransferase/cysteine synthase family protein, translating into MKPSSAKPKSPSPAGRSKKTPAAPSSAARPAGKGTLCIQAGHTPKVGEPRILPIVQSTTFKYDDIDQVHRVMTLQEFGFKYTRTGNPTVAGFEEKINLLEGGAGAVATASGQAANLLAISNICRAGDHIVAASTLYGGTFTLLHSTLKKFGISASFFEPEAPAREIAKLFRPETRLLFGETIGNPGLNILDFDKLSALARRFDVPFVVDNTLATPVLCTPFKLGVNIITHSASKYIDGHATSIGGVVIDDGNFNWASGKFPEFTEPDSTYNGVRYTEKFPQAPFLAKARAQFLRDFGGCLNPFNAFLFNLGLETLHLRMPRHGENALALARFLQNHPRVAWVNYPGLDPAGRKRIARYFLQKNGSGILTFGVKGDRKAIGQFVKKLRVAALVVHIGDARTSVLHPASSTHAQLTEPQQRAAGITPDLIRVSVGIEDAGDLIADFDQALSSLD; encoded by the coding sequence ATGAAACCCTCGTCCGCAAAACCGAAATCACCGAGCCCCGCCGGAAGGAGCAAAAAAACGCCCGCCGCGCCGTCCTCCGCCGCGCGCCCCGCGGGGAAGGGCACCCTCTGTATCCAGGCCGGACATACACCCAAGGTCGGCGAGCCGCGCATCCTGCCCATCGTCCAGAGCACGACGTTCAAATACGACGACATCGACCAGGTGCACCGCGTGATGACATTGCAGGAGTTCGGCTTCAAATACACGCGCACCGGCAACCCCACCGTCGCCGGCTTCGAGGAAAAGATCAACCTCCTCGAAGGCGGCGCGGGCGCCGTCGCCACCGCCTCCGGGCAGGCCGCCAACCTCCTCGCCATCTCCAACATCTGCCGCGCCGGCGACCACATCGTCGCCGCCTCCACCCTTTACGGCGGCACCTTCACCCTGCTGCACTCCACGCTGAAAAAATTCGGCATCAGCGCCTCGTTTTTCGAGCCCGAGGCGCCCGCCCGCGAGATTGCAAAACTCTTCCGGCCCGAAACCCGGCTCCTCTTTGGCGAGACCATCGGCAACCCCGGCCTCAACATCCTCGACTTCGACAAGCTCTCCGCCCTCGCCCGCCGCTTCGACGTGCCTTTCGTCGTGGACAACACCCTCGCCACGCCTGTGCTCTGCACGCCCTTCAAGCTCGGCGTCAACATCATCACCCATTCCGCCTCGAAATACATCGACGGCCATGCCACCAGCATCGGCGGCGTGGTGATCGACGACGGCAACTTCAACTGGGCCAGCGGCAAATTTCCCGAATTCACCGAGCCGGACTCCACCTACAACGGCGTCCGCTACACGGAAAAATTTCCGCAGGCCCCGTTTCTCGCCAAGGCCCGCGCCCAGTTCCTGCGCGACTTCGGCGGCTGCCTCAATCCCTTCAACGCCTTCCTCTTCAACCTCGGCCTCGAAACGCTCCACCTGCGCATGCCCCGGCACGGGGAAAACGCGCTTGCGCTCGCCCGCTTCCTGCAAAACCACCCGCGCGTCGCCTGGGTCAACTATCCCGGCCTCGATCCCGCCGGACGCAAACGCATCGCCCGCTATTTTCTGCAAAAAAACGGCAGCGGCATTCTCACCTTCGGCGTGAAAGGCGACCGGAAGGCCATCGGGCAATTCGTGAAAAAACTCCGCGTCGCCGCGCTGGTGGTCCACATCGGCGACGCCCGCACTTCCGTGCTCCACCCCGCGTCGAGCACCCACGCCCAGCTCACGGAACCGCAGCAGCGCGCCGCCGGCATCACGCCCGACCTGATCCGAGTCTCCGTCGGCATCGAGGATGCCGGCGACCTCATCGCCGACTTCGACCAGGCGCTCTCCTCCCTCGATTGA
- a CDS encoding ExbD/TolR family protein — protein sequence MAISVKAFTDEPVRKRARIEIIPLIDVIFFLLATFVLFTLSLNQSGGLAVLLPAAETGRPRDADGAVTLTVTADGAIAWDKALISLDEFIPRLQAWKQVEPDPRVLINGDESALFSQVRYVVDEVRKAGITKINIETRIRSAAR from the coding sequence ATGGCCATCTCCGTCAAAGCATTCACCGACGAACCCGTCAGAAAGCGCGCCCGCATCGAGATCATTCCGCTTATCGACGTGATCTTTTTCCTGCTGGCAACCTTCGTCCTCTTCACCCTTTCGCTCAACCAGTCGGGAGGGCTGGCCGTGCTCCTGCCCGCGGCTGAGACGGGCCGCCCGCGCGACGCCGACGGCGCGGTCACGCTCACCGTCACCGCCGATGGCGCGATCGCCTGGGACAAGGCCCTCATCTCACTCGATGAGTTCATCCCGCGTCTTCAGGCATGGAAACAAGTCGAGCCCGATCCCCGTGTTCTCATCAACGGCGACGAAAGCGCCCTCTTCTCGCAGGTGCGCTACGTCGTGGATGAGGTCCGCAAGGCCGGCATCACGAAAATCAACATCGAAACCCGCATCCGCTCCGCCGCCCGCTGA
- a CDS encoding energy transducer TonB has translation MHRDQLLGILIALLIHAGFAFGHYLIPGGSGRKSADAEDVPTIAITPMPILAPEPPDPSEADALAEAEPADLSDLAPPPMQADTPAVVAPSAFQQKLQPPPPPNLGGPAGAITIPKGNFGAAAGTGLKGLFDLAALDQKPVPRFIAKPTYPYEMRRARVNGEVVIGLIVDAEGNVINPYIISSTNPAFEAEALRAILRWKFRPGKKSGVSVSTRNVQVPLVFNLATGA, from the coding sequence ATGCACCGCGACCAACTCCTCGGCATCCTCATCGCCTTGCTGATCCACGCAGGGTTTGCTTTCGGCCACTATCTCATCCCGGGTGGCTCTGGCAGGAAAAGCGCCGATGCCGAGGACGTCCCCACCATCGCCATCACCCCCATGCCCATCCTGGCGCCGGAGCCGCCCGATCCCAGCGAAGCGGACGCGCTCGCCGAGGCCGAACCGGCCGACCTCTCCGACCTCGCCCCGCCGCCCATGCAGGCGGACACGCCCGCCGTCGTCGCCCCCTCGGCCTTCCAGCAAAAACTCCAGCCGCCACCGCCGCCGAACCTGGGCGGCCCCGCCGGCGCCATCACCATTCCCAAAGGCAATTTCGGCGCCGCCGCCGGAACCGGCCTCAAGGGACTTTTCGACCTCGCCGCGCTCGATCAGAAGCCGGTGCCGCGGTTCATCGCCAAGCCCACCTATCCCTACGAAATGCGCCGGGCCCGCGTAAACGGCGAAGTCGTGATCGGCCTTATCGTCGATGCGGAAGGCAACGTGATCAACCCCTACATCATCAGTTCCACCAACCCCGCCTTCGAGGCCGAGGCCCTCCGCGCGATCCTCCGCTGGAAATTCCGTCCCGGCAAAAAAAGCGGAGTCAGCGTCAGCACCCGCAACGTCCAAGTCCCCTTGGTCTTTAATCTGGCCACTGGCGCCTGA